The following proteins come from a genomic window of Ammospiza nelsoni isolate bAmmNel1 chromosome 6, bAmmNel1.pri, whole genome shotgun sequence:
- the SLC39A13 gene encoding zinc transporter ZIP13, translating to MTKQKLLFDGTLSLLLIAACEAQQLPRSHVAASSGSVCDKETDSWGHLLSSERLDAWICSLIGSFMVGLSGVFPLLVIPLETGAALRSEAGSQRLKQLLSFAIGGLLGNVFLHLLPEAWAYTCSATTGEGQSFQQQKLLGLWVIIGFLTFLVLEKIFLEKEEEYPGVDCDSKAPSGKIPNGSGCPLPKGSCQSQRARAQCNGSSLQSGPKNNRIKISGYLNLLANTIDNFTHGLAVAASFLVSRKVGFLTTMAILLHEIPHEVGDFAILLRAGFDRWSAAKMQLSTALGGILGACFAICAQSPKGAGETVAWILPFTSGGFLYIALVNVVPDLLEEKNPWNSLQQILLLCTGITVMVLLALTTE from the exons atgacaaaacaaaaactccTGTTTGATGGGACGCTCTCCTTGTTGCTGATCGCGGCCTGTGAAGCTCAGCAGCTCCCGAGGAGTCATGTTGCTGCCAGTTCTGGTTCTGTGTGTGACAAGGAGACAGACTCTTGGGGACACCTGTTGAGCAGCGAGCGGCTGGATGCTTGGATCTGTTCCCTCATCGGTTCCTTCATGGTGGGGCTGAGTGGGGTCTTCCCCTTGCTGGTGATCCCCCTTGAGACGGGAGCTGCGCTGCGCTCCGAAG ctGGGTCACAGCGTTTGAAGCAGTTGTTGAGTTTTGCAATTGGTGGACTGCTGGGAAATGTGTTTCTCCACCTGCTTCCTGAAGCCTGGGCCTACACATGCAGTGCAACAACAG gagaagggcagagctttcagcagcagaagcttCTGGGTCTCTGGGTGATCATTGGTTTCCTGACCTTCCTGGTGCTAGAGAAGATCTTCCTAGAGAAAGAGGAGGAGTATCCTGGTGTG GACTGTGATTCCAAAGCACCATCTGGAAAGATTCCCAATGGAAGTGGCTGCCCCCTGCCCAAGGGGTCCTGTCAGTCCCAAAGAGCACGAGCTCAGTGTAATGGCTCTTCTCTCCAGTCTGGTCCAAAAAACAACAGAATCAAG ATTAGTGGATACCTCAATCTGCTGGCCAACACCATTGATAACTTCACACATGGCCTGGCAGTAGCAGCCAGCTTCCTGGTTAGCAGAAAG gTTGGGTTCCTAACCACAATGGCCATTCTCCTGCATGAAATCCCACACGAG GTTGGAGACTTCGCAATCCTACTTCGGGCTGGCTTTGACCGCTGGAGTGCAGCCAAGATGCAGCTTTCCACAGCTCTGGGGGGAATTCTAGGAGCCTGCTTTGCAATATGTGCTCAGTCACCAAAAGGAGCAG GAGAAACAGTAGCCTGGATCCTCCCTTTCACTTCTGGAGGATTTCTGTACATTGCCTTGGTAAATGTTGTGCCTGATCTCCTGGAGGAAAAGAATCCTTG